A section of the Deltaproteobacteria bacterium genome encodes:
- a CDS encoding cold-shock protein — MAEGKVKWFNEHKGFGFIEKDDGGDVFVHHSAIQGDGFKTLAEGQRVSFDVTQGKKGPAAENVKAL; from the coding sequence ATGGCAGAAGGTAAAGTAAAGTGGTTTAACGAACATAAAGGCTTTGGGTTCATCGAAAAGGATGACGGTGGTGATGTTTTTGTTCATCACAGTGCCATACAAGGTGACGGATTCAAGACGTTAGCTGAAGGCCAGCGTGTCAGTTTCGATGTTACGCAGGGCAAGAAAGGCCCGGCTGCAGAAAACGTGAAAGCCCTATAG